Proteins co-encoded in one Centropristis striata isolate RG_2023a ecotype Rhode Island chromosome 24, C.striata_1.0, whole genome shotgun sequence genomic window:
- the LOC131962657 gene encoding uncharacterized protein LOC131962657 isoform X1: MKALFYVLFVVCLNRWSCCTASLPESKKFASNMERASPALDLEENSLTHRQCSIEITNKCSQYTLCNPSYFTESGSCAEPLPYRIDSSSSGSGLFIKTPNAARGAVGVFTYDLINKSTDESTGKIAVMFSVPYDFNLHSNWYAVGIFGMWKECNYDLYYQMYYNNDSTFVRSKAGHGIKHSDKGVTIMATMSDTHQPEMKVEVRDNDE, from the exons atgaaggctttgttttatgttttatttgttgtctGTCTGAACAGGTGGTCCTGTTGCACAGCTTCTTTGCCTGAATCCAAAAAGTTTGCATCCAATATGGAAAGAGCATCGCCTGCTTTAGATCTAGAAGAAAACAGCCTAACACACCGTCAGTGTTCAATTGAGATTACAAATAAATGCTCTCAATACACACTCTGTAACCCAAG TTACTTCACTGAGAGTGGTAGCTGCGCCGAACCTTTGCCTTATCGCATCGACTCGTCTTCATCAGGCAGTGGACTCTTCATCAAGACGCCCAACGCTGCTCGCGGAGCCGTCGGCGTCTTCACTTACGATCTCATCAACAAATCTACAGATGAGTCCACTGGGAAAATAGCTGTCATGTTTTCTGTGCCCTATGATTTCAACCTCCACTCAAACTGGTACGCAGTGGGAATCTTTGGTATGTGGAAAGAGTGCAACTATGATCTTTATTATCAGATGTACTACAATAATGACAGCACGTTTGTCAGAAGTAAAGCAGGCCACGGGATCAAACACAGTGACAAAGGAGTCACCATCATGGCGACCATGTCAGACACTCACCAACCTGAGATGAAGGTGGAAGTGAGGGATAATGATGAATGA
- the LOC131962657 gene encoding DELTA-sagatoxin-Srs1a-like isoform X2, translating to MERASPALDLEENSLTHRQCSIEITNKCSQYTLCNPSYFTESGSCAEPLPYRIDSSSSGSGLFIKTPNAARGAVGVFTYDLINKSTDESTGKIAVMFSVPYDFNLHSNWYAVGIFGMWKECNYDLYYQMYYNNDSTFVRSKAGHGIKHSDKGVTIMATMSDTHQPEMKVEVRDNDE from the exons ATGGAAAGAGCATCGCCTGCTTTAGATCTAGAAGAAAACAGCCTAACACACCGTCAGTGTTCAATTGAGATTACAAATAAATGCTCTCAATACACACTCTGTAACCCAAG TTACTTCACTGAGAGTGGTAGCTGCGCCGAACCTTTGCCTTATCGCATCGACTCGTCTTCATCAGGCAGTGGACTCTTCATCAAGACGCCCAACGCTGCTCGCGGAGCCGTCGGCGTCTTCACTTACGATCTCATCAACAAATCTACAGATGAGTCCACTGGGAAAATAGCTGTCATGTTTTCTGTGCCCTATGATTTCAACCTCCACTCAAACTGGTACGCAGTGGGAATCTTTGGTATGTGGAAAGAGTGCAACTATGATCTTTATTATCAGATGTACTACAATAATGACAGCACGTTTGTCAGAAGTAAAGCAGGCCACGGGATCAAACACAGTGACAAAGGAGTCACCATCATGGCGACCATGTCAGACACTCACCAACCTGAGATGAAGGTGGAAGTGAGGGATAATGATGAATGA